A segment of the Candidatus Thermoplasmatota archaeon genome:
ATCATGGTTGTAGTTTTTTCAAGGAACTGTTCAGTGAGTTTTGCAACATCGTGTTCTGTATTTGCTTCAACTGTAAGTCTGATGATTGGGCTCGTGTTTGAGGCTCTGAGGAGAATCCATCCTTGTTGAAGATCGACTCGAATACCATCAAGGGTATTTGTGTTGTGGTATTCCTTGGTAAATTGTTGTTTTAATGTTTCAATGACGTTGAATTTGATATGGTCAGGGCATTCGATTTCCTTTTTTTGTCGTGGGTACAGCGGGATTGGTTTTATAAGATCATGGAGTTTTTTCTGCGTTGTTTGGAGGATTTCTGCGATTTTTAAAGGTATGATAAGTGCATCGTCGAAGAGGAAATAGTCTGGCATAATCAGATGGCCAGACGATTCGATGCCGAGGAGCGCGTGTTCTTTTTTTGCTGCAAGAGTGAGAAACGTATGACCAACCTGGATTTGTTTAATGGTGTATCCCTGTGGTTGAAGATATTCTGCAACTGCTTTTGAACATTCAACATTGACAATGATGGTTCCTTGTTTTTTTGGTAGCCCGTAGGTTCCGATGATGATTCCGGTTTCATCAGCGGAGAGTATCTTTCCCGTGTTGTCAACAATGACTGCTCGGTCTCCATCACCGTCGAATGCAACGCCGAAATCACAGCGGTGTTGTTTCACAGTTTCAACAAGTGTTGTTAGGTTTTCTGGTTTTGGATCTGATGGTCGTTTGGAGAACGTTGGGTCCGGATCGCAAAAAACAGGGATGATGTTGAGTCCAACTGCTCTAAAAATTTCTGGTGCAGAAAGCGTTGTACTCGCACCGCCGCAGTCAAGCGCAACAGTCAATTTCTTTTTAAAGATAAATCTCTGTTGAAAAAAAGTTCGATATTCCTTTTTTGGATCAAGAAGTGTTACTGTTCCGAGACGATCCCATGCGGCATTCGTAGTCCTGCTCGTGAGAGTGATATCTCGTATGGTCATGAGTTGATCTTCAGAGAGACCGACGCCATCACCGTAGTAGAATTTCACTCCATTCCATTCCGCGGGTAGATGACTTGCAGTGATAAAAGCAATGAGGTCTTGCTGGTGCTGCCAACCTGAGAAAAGGGTTTGACCAAACGCGGTTGTTCCTGTGTAGAGTACTTCAACTCCAGTTGCGGTGACTCCTGATATAAAGGCTAATGCAAGTGGGACACTGGATTTTCGAAGGTCATTTCCAACAGTCATTGTTTTTCCGCTGAGATTTTGTTGAACAAAAGTTCCAGCAGCCATGCCGATTTTTTGGAACAGTTCCGGCGATATATCGTGATTGTAGATACCACGAATATCGTAGGCTCGGAAAATATGTGGGGATATTGTTTTTTCTTGTAACATCGTACGAGCAATAAAACATCGGTTATAAAAATCTGTTTAATGTTTACGTCAGTATCAGTTTTTTATTTAGGTACTAGAGGTACTTTTTTATGGGTTTGCGTTTCTTTGAATGCGGTTATTCCCCGATGACATTGCCGATCTGTTTTTTCGGATACCCTGGTGGTATGGGTTGTGTCCAAATAATCGCATTTTCAAGACGTGTGTTTTGTTTGATATGTTCGTTATCACCAATCGCGGTTATAATCAGATTTGAATTGTGCTCGATTACGCAGTTTTCCCCAATAATGCAATTCCCTAAATGCACGTTTTCTCCGATGGTGACATGATCAAATATGATGCATGAGTTCAAGGTCGAGTTATGTCCAATGCGTACATGGTTTCCGATGCAGGTGTTGATGAGTTCTCCGTGAACAGCACAATTTTCTCCTTGAAGGTTTTTTAATCCTTGTTTTTGTAATAGCATTTTATTGACGTCAATGTAACTTGGGATACGTCCGACGTCGATCCAGTATCCTTTGATTTGATAGCCATAAAATTTCTTGGTGTTTTTAATGATGAGTGGAAAGATTTCTTTTTCCATAGAGACGAGACGGCCTGTGGGTATATAGTCAAGTACTGTGTTGTTCAGCAGATAGGCCCCTGCGTTGATGAGGTTTGATGGTGCATCTTCTGGTTTTGGTTTTTCAACAAACCCGATCACATTGCCATCTTTTTTCATGTTGACGACACCGAATTCTGAGACGTTTTCAACCGGCCAAAGTGAAATGGTGGTGAATGCTTTTTTTCGATGGTGAAATCGCATCATATCAGCAAGGTTAAGTGAGCTAATCACATCAGCATTGAGAACAAAAAAGGGTCCTGTGATATGTTTTTCTGCAAATTTTACTGCACCACCGGTACCAAGCGGTTCAGGCTCGTTATTGATAATTATTTCTTTTTCACAGGGATGTGTGGAAAAATACGATTCAATTTGCTCCTTTCGATAGTTCACTGCTAATATAACCGTATCAACCTCATCAGGAAGACTGTCAATGAGATACTGTATCATTGGTTTATTCAGAATCGGCAGTAAACATTTAGCCCGCGTATAGGTAAATGGCCGAAGTCGTGTTCCAAAACCTCCTGCAAGAATAATCGCTTCCATATGGGTATCGCCTCTAGCCAACCTGAAACTCATGGCTGCATATTAACATTACAGTATCAACCGCAGTACTATTTCTTAGAAACCAAAATAATTTATAGGCGTCGTGCTATAATATATATCTATTATAGAAAAAAATCTGAGGAATACGTATGAATACTTGGATTAAAACCACGACGTTGTATGGGTTCGTTCTCTTGCTCAGCCTCCTCCTGATACTATCGCCGATGGGTACTGCTGGTGTCCAGATGCATCACAAGAACATACCAAGCGTTGTGACATCAACACCACACACAACGCCAGGTACTGAATATTGGGCACTCATTTTTGCCGTCGGCGTATATTTGAATCACCCTGACCAAGATCGCCCATCGATGCTTGAAGCAGCAGATGATCTTCACAGTACCCTGCTTGCTTCATCAGTATGGAAGACAGAAAACATCCATAAAGTCACCGGAAGTCAAGCAACCGGGCAGAATCTCATTCGAGAGTTACGCTGGCTGATCAAACAAGCAGATTCTGATGATATGGTTCTGATCTTTCTTACAACCCACGGTTCTCCATTGCGTGATAGGAAAGGAATGCCTCTCGATCTCCCGCCACGAGATGAAACAGATGGTGCTGATGAGATTCTTGTTATGTATCAAGGTTTTGATACCTGGTATGCATTTGTCTGGGATGATTTGTTGAATTTCTTCATCAGTCGGATTAAAGCACACGGTGTTTGTCTTATTGTAGATAGTTGTTTTAGTGGCGGTTTTAATGACCAGCCATGGTCTGCAAAGTCAGAAAACAAACAGTATACCGCTGAAGTGTTTTCTCAAGAGTTTGCTGGGGAGCTAGCAGCACAGAACCGGATTGTACTGATGTCCAGTGAAGAAGATACAGTTTCATATGGTTCGTATTTTGCTGAGTATCTGATCAATGGTTTGACCGGATGGGCTGATTTTTTCGGGAATCGTGACGGCATAAACTCAGCTGAAGAAACCTTTTTATTTGCAAAACCATTTGTTGAATTTGTAACTGGTGGCGAACAACATCCGACCATCTATGATGGATATCCTGGAGAATTCCCCGTGACTTCGTAACATGCAAACGTGTTATGTTTTTTTTCTTCTGAGTTTTCTATTTACCATAACTGAAACATTTAAAAAGGAGTAGAAATTCTGAGGTTGCATTCATGGGCTCGTGGTCTAGATGGTTATGACGTCTCCCTGACACGGAGGAGGTCTTGAGTTCGAATCTCAACGGGCCCACTTTTTTGATATAAACAATACTTTTGTTGTGAGTATGTGTTTTGTTTGAACGATGTTTTGAATAAGAAAAATACGAATGCTGAAAAAAAGGAAAAAGGAAAATATTGAAAAATGTGTGTTTTCTTGTTTGTAAGTTATAAGGTTTTTATTAAATCTGCAATTTTTTCTTTTTTATCTTCTTCATCCGGGAGCGTAATTGATGATTTCCATTTTTTTGTTCCATCAGGAAGATAAAAACCTCGCGAAAGTGAAATATATTCACGTTCTCCGCCATCTCCAGATGCTTTTTTCCGTGCAACTTCAATAAAGTTGTTTTTTCCGAATTTTACCTCTTCTGCTTTGATTGTTTCAAATTCAACCATGATTGTACCTCTTTGTTTTGGCTGTTGGGGGTTAAAAAGAAGGTATAATTTAAATCTTTTCTCCATATTTGTGTACGTTGATCAGCGAAATAATAAGGTTCAAATAACCTAAGTTCTTACCCTGCGGTTGTGACCGGTGTTGTGACTTCTTCTCAAACTGATCTTCCGCAGAATGCAACATATCCTGAAACGCATGGTGTGAAAACACTGCTTGGTGATCCTAAAAAAGCGATTCTCAAACTTTCCATTCCAATGATTGTGGCAATGGTTGTTCAAACGTTGTATACGCTTATGGATACCATTTGGGTGTCCGGTCTTGGTCCTGATGCGCTTGCTGCAGTTGGGTTTGTGTTTCCTTTTATTTTTATGGGGATGGCGCTTGCTACTGGTATTGGGATTGGTGGGGGTTCTGCAATCTCTCGGAAGATTGGACAGGGTGATAAAGCCGGTGCTGATCTTGTTGCACTGCATACGCTGATCATTAGTCTTGCTATTGCTGTTTGTTTTTCTGTTTTGTTCTTTCTCTTTCCTGAACCAATCTTTTTCATCCTTGGTGCTGGTGAGGTAACAGTACTTGCAGCGATCTATGCTCGTATTATTGCTCTGGGGACAATTATTACGTTTTTTACCTTGATTGCAACCGCGGTGCTTCGATCAGAAGGAGATGCCCAACGGTCGATGTATGCTATGGTTCTTGGTGGTATTTTGAACGCTGTACTTGACCCTATTTTTATTTATACGTTTGGTCTTGGTGTTGCAGGTGCTGCATGGGCAACGTTGTTGAGTATGGCGGTGTCAGCTGTTCTGTTGTTCTATTGGTTGTTTTTGAAGAAAGATACGTATATTTCGTTGTCTTTCAAAGGATTTCATTTTCAAAAAGATGTTGTATGGGATATTGTTCAGGTTGGTTTTCCTGCATCGGTGATGCAACTTTCTATGGCTATTATGATGATTATTATTAATAGTATTTTGACGTTTGTTGGTGGGACTGATGGTGTTGCGGTGTTTCGTGCTGGGTGGAGTATTGTGACGATTGCAACGATGCCGTTGCTTGGTATGGCCACTGCGGTTGTTTCAGTTTCAGGTGCTATGTTTGGTGCACAAAGCTATGTCAAAGTGAATGAGGCGTATATCTATGCGATTAAACTTGGTGTTGTTCTTGAGATTATTCTAGCGGCAGCAACCGTTGTTCTTGCGCCACATATTGCGCTTTTGTTTACGTTTTCGGCTGATGCTGCTAGATTAACTGATGGCATTACGAATTTTTTGCACATCATTTTTATTTTTTATCCAGCGTCAGCGTTTGGTATTTTTTCATCCGCGGTGTTTCAGGGCATGGGAAAAGGATTCAATTCCTTGCTTGTGACCTTGATTCGAACGATTTTTCTTGTTGCACCGTTAGCCTGGATTTTTTCAACAATGATAACCTATGACATAACCGGTGTATGGTGGGGTCTTGTTACAGGTAATTGTATAGCTGCAGTCATCGGTTTTGTCTGGGCACGTCAGTCAATACATCGATTGATTAACCGTCAGCAAATGAATACGACGGCATCATAACTCTTATATTGTCGTCGTACATGTAGTGTACTGCTGTGATGATCGAACCTTTTCTGAGCCAGGTTCTTTAAGAATTTGGTAATGATGATGATCTTGAGTGCTGATGCATATTGTTATCGGATATGCTGTGCGAGCATATCTGCTATTTTTTCAACAAATGCTACATCTTTTGGTTTGAATGCTGCAGGGGTGTCTGAGTCGATGTCGATCTCACCGATGATTGTTCCTGTTTTTTTGATGGGTACGACAAGTTCTGATTGGGTTGATGTAAAACAAGCGAGATATCGGTGGTCTTGTGAAACATGATCGATGACCTCAGTTTTTCCAGTCTGTGCTGCAGAACCACAGATACCGACACCGAGTGGTATTGTGGTGTGTTCTGTTGGTTGTTTTCCTTGCCATGCTTCTAAAATAAGATTGTTGTCTTTGAGAAGATAGATGCCAACCCAGTTGTAGGTCGGAAACGTATGGTAGAGGGTATCGACGATTGTTTGTAACAAGTTTTTTGGGTCAGTGTTTGAAATCATTTGTTGTATTTGAGTTAATGCATGTTCGTAGTTCATACTCTTTCTGTGCATTTTTTTTATTGTTGGTAGTCAAGAAGACTTGTTTGATGATCGTGAGGGGTGATCGGCGTTTGTATGTTTGTTCTGTTTTCTTTTGGAAGTTCTATGATTCCGTATTTTCCTCCTCCGCCAGGGATGATGCGTACTTTTTTATCACGGAATGCCTGGATTGCTTCGGTGACTGCTGGTACTGTGACTCGTGCGATTGCTTGGATATCTGCATCGATGAGTACGGTTATTTCGTTTCCAAATGTAGTGATAAGTTCATCCCAGCGTTTGCTCACAGTTTGGGTGAATGGTGTGTGCTGGTCAAGTGCTTTTGCAATTATTTCAGCAAGAGGTATCACATGGAGATATGGTGGTCGATGATCCGGGTGATGTGGTTCTTTAAAATTCGCAATTTCTAAGATCCGATCGCGAACTCCTTTTTTGATGCGTTTTCCACAGCTACATTTCCACTTCCGACGTTGTGCTTCTTCAAGGGTGTAATGGGTGTAACATGAGATGCATGCTGATTCATTGTATTTTCCTTCTTGCGGTGGTAATCCGACATTGAGAACTGGTTTGTTGCCTTTGGTCCGGAGAATCGCTTTTTTAAGTTCAGAAAATGTCGGTTCTTCGACGGTGAACCTGGTGAACTCTCGAGCGAGACGAACTGGATGGGGGCTGTGGCTGTCTGAATTGGTAAGAAAGGTAAGTCGATGGAGTTCTTGGATCATATCCGCATAGTTCGTATCAGCACTTAATCCAAGTTCAACAAATGCTACATACTCTGCAAGACTGCCGTAACAATCTTTGAGTGAATGGTGATATGCATACATTGCTGTCCATGGTGTAAATGCATGTGCCGGACCGATGAGTGCATCAACATCTTTGGCATGTTGTGCGAGTTCTTCACCTGACAAAGCAACATTTGGTCGGCCGTCGGTATCAAGGTTTTTTGATTTGTTTTT
Coding sequences within it:
- a CDS encoding NDP-sugar synthase, encoding MEAIILAGGFGTRLRPFTYTRAKCLLPILNKPMIQYLIDSLPDEVDTVILAVNYRKEQIESYFSTHPCEKEIIINNEPEPLGTGGAVKFAEKHITGPFFVLNADVISSLNLADMMRFHHRKKAFTTISLWPVENVSEFGVVNMKKDGNVIGFVEKPKPEDAPSNLINAGAYLLNNTVLDYIPTGRLVSMEKEIFPLIIKNTKKFYGYQIKGYWIDVGRIPSYIDVNKMLLQKQGLKNLQGENCAVHGELINTCIGNHVRIGHNSTLNSCIIFDHVTIGENVHLGNCIIGENCVIEHNSNLIITAIGDNEHIKQNTRLENAIIWTQPIPPGYPKKQIGNVIGE
- a CDS encoding caspase family protein, which encodes MNTWIKTTTLYGFVLLLSLLLILSPMGTAGVQMHHKNIPSVVTSTPHTTPGTEYWALIFAVGVYLNHPDQDRPSMLEAADDLHSTLLASSVWKTENIHKVTGSQATGQNLIRELRWLIKQADSDDMVLIFLTTHGSPLRDRKGMPLDLPPRDETDGADEILVMYQGFDTWYAFVWDDLLNFFISRIKAHGVCLIVDSCFSGGFNDQPWSAKSENKQYTAEVFSQEFAGELAAQNRIVLMSSEEDTVSYGSYFAEYLINGLTGWADFFGNRDGINSAEETFLFAKPFVEFVTGGEQHPTIYDGYPGEFPVTS
- a CDS encoding phosphomannomutase/phosphoglucomutase, whose amino-acid sequence is MLQEKTISPHIFRAYDIRGIYNHDISPELFQKIGMAAGTFVQQNLSGKTMTVGNDLRKSSVPLALAFISGVTATGVEVLYTGTTAFGQTLFSGWQHQQDLIAFITASHLPAEWNGVKFYYGDGVGLSEDQLMTIRDITLTSRTTNAAWDRLGTVTLLDPKKEYRTFFQQRFIFKKKLTVALDCGGASTTLSAPEIFRAVGLNIIPVFCDPDPTFSKRPSDPKPENLTTLVETVKQHRCDFGVAFDGDGDRAVIVDNTGKILSADETGIIIGTYGLPKKQGTIIVNVECSKAVAEYLQPQGYTIKQIQVGHTFLTLAAKKEHALLGIESSGHLIMPDYFLFDDALIIPLKIAEILQTTQKKLHDLIKPIPLYPRQKKEIECPDHIKFNVIETLKQQFTKEYHNTNTLDGIRVDLQQGWILLRASNTSPIIRLTVEANTEHDVAKLTEQFLEKTTTMIATLKNK
- a CDS encoding MATE family efflux transporter; translation: MTSSQTDLPQNATYPETHGVKTLLGDPKKAILKLSIPMIVAMVVQTLYTLMDTIWVSGLGPDALAAVGFVFPFIFMGMALATGIGIGGGSAISRKIGQGDKAGADLVALHTLIISLAIAVCFSVLFFLFPEPIFFILGAGEVTVLAAIYARIIALGTIITFFTLIATAVLRSEGDAQRSMYAMVLGGILNAVLDPIFIYTFGLGVAGAAWATLLSMAVSAVLLFYWLFLKKDTYISLSFKGFHFQKDVVWDIVQVGFPASVMQLSMAIMMIIINSILTFVGGTDGVAVFRAGWSIVTIATMPLLGMATAVVSVSGAMFGAQSYVKVNEAYIYAIKLGVVLEIILAAATVVLAPHIALLFTFSADAARLTDGITNFLHIIFIFYPASAFGIFSSAVFQGMGKGFNSLLVTLIRTIFLVAPLAWIFSTMITYDITGVWWGLVTGNCIAAVIGFVWARQSIHRLINRQQMNTTAS
- a CDS encoding GAF domain-containing protein; amino-acid sequence: MNYEHALTQIQQMISNTDPKNLLQTIVDTLYHTFPTYNWVGIYLLKDNNLILEAWQGKQPTEHTTIPLGVGICGSAAQTGKTEVIDHVSQDHRYLACFTSTQSELVVPIKKTGTIIGEIDIDSDTPAAFKPKDVAFVEKIADMLAQHIR
- a CDS encoding TIGR00375 family protein, producing the protein MVFSVYINADLHLHSRYSGATSDKMTIETISLEAPRKGIHVVATGDCLNASWMKEIKTCAVVDEGTFQMNNTRFILSTEVEDQRRVHHLLYFPSISAADDFKERIKNKSKNLDTDGRPNVALSGEELAQHAKDVDALIGPAHAFTPWTAMYAYHHSLKDCYGSLAEYVAFVELGLSADTNYADMIQELHRLTFLTNSDSHSPHPVRLAREFTRFTVEEPTFSELKKAILRTKGNKPVLNVGLPPQEGKYNESACISCYTHYTLEEAQRRKWKCSCGKRIKKGVRDRILEIANFKEPHHPDHRPPYLHVIPLAEIIAKALDQHTPFTQTVSKRWDELITTFGNEITVLIDADIQAIARVTVPAVTEAIQAFRDKKVRIIPGGGGKYGIIELPKENRTNIQTPITPHDHQTSLLDYQQ